One genomic window of Salvelinus alpinus chromosome 9, SLU_Salpinus.1, whole genome shotgun sequence includes the following:
- the LOC139530622 gene encoding homeobox-containing protein 1-like isoform X2 produces the protein MAILKDYKCHDDLDETAESRQRMSQFTDEPRFTIEQIDLLQRLRRTGMTKPEILHALDTLDRLDRQHGHKFGRRPQMQPQPVGQGPTSNSNANMTSSSSSNNVVASSSTSTAATQTGYRANGSGGSDLSPSLSNNYDMSPPPPAVVSAPVALAAVAQNGCGVGGGGEIVAMTNGKLSPPRFPISVSAVSGGVTARGYGFEASEEELDVDDKVEELMRRDSAIIKEEIKVFLGNRRISQAVVAQVTGISQSRISHWLLQQGSDLSEQKKRAFYRWYQLEKTTPGATLTMRPAPMSLEDVVEWRQTPPPISSTPGSFRLRRGSRFTWRKECLAVMESYFNDNQYPDEAKREEIANACNAVIQKPGKKLSDLEKVTSLKVYNWFANRRKEIKRRANIEAAILESHGIDVQSPGGHSNGDDIEGNDFPDQGCEVPLFEKRAVTRPFSRLDLSSPTQVPTLLPSWLAAWPGSGRGGLAAQRASSLIGRSLLSGWGLAQGVGMEGSRLTGVSWSPPSPQDDDSTNHSNALEHQDPIALAVEMAAVNHSILALATQAGGGLALGGTGSDIKTEVLDD, from the exons gaTGTCTCAGTTCACAGATGAGCCTCGCTTCACCATCGAGCAGATTGACCTGCTCCAACGGCTGAGGAGGACGGGGATGACCAAGCCAGAGATCCTCCACGCTCTGGATACCCTGGACAGACTGGACCGCCAGCACGGACACAAGTTTGGACGCCGTCCCCAGATGCAGCCCCAGCCTGTCGGTCAGGGACCGACGTCCAATAGCAATGCTAATATGACGTCGTCTTCCTCGTCCAACAACGTTGTGGCGTCCTCATCGACGTCCACGGCCGCCACACAGACTGGTTACCGGGCGAATGGGAGTGGCGGGAGTGATCTGTCGCCGTCACTTAGCAACAACTATGATATGTCGCCGCCCCCTCCGGCGGTTGTATCTGCCCCTGTTGCTTTGGCAGCAGTGGCTCAGAACGGGTGTGGGGTTGGTGGCGGCGGAGAGATTGTTGCCATGACGAACGGAAAGCTGTCTCCACCACGGTTTCCTATCAGTGTTAGTGCGGTTAGTGGTGGCGTGACTGCGAGAGGCTACGGGTTTGAGGCCAGCGAGGAGGAACTAGACGTGGACGACAAAGTGGAGGAACTCATGAG AAGGGACAGTGCCATAATCAAGGAGGAGATCAAGGTGTTCCTGGGGAACAGGCGCATCTCTCAGGCTGTGGTGGCTCAGGTCACAG gtATCAGTCAGAGTCGTATCTCCCACTGGCTGCTCCAGCAGGGCTCGGACCTCAGTGAACAGAAGAAGAGGGCCTTCTATCGCTGGTACCAGTTGGAGAAGACCACCCCCG GTGCCACTCTGACGATGCGGCCCGCCCCCATGTCTCTGGAGGATGTGGTTGAGTGGCGGCAGACTCCGCCCCCTATAAGCTCCACCCCCGGGAGCTTCCGTCTGCGCCGAGGCAGTCGCTTCACCTGGAGGAAAGAATGTCTGGCTGTGATGGAGAG TTACTTCAATGACAACCAGTACCCTGATGAAGCTAAAAGAGAGGAGATCGCTAACGCCTGCAACGCTGTCATCCAGAAACCAG GGAAGAAGCTGTCTGATCTGGAGAAAGTCACGTCTCTGAAGGTCTACAACTGGTTTGCCAACCGCCGCAAGGAGATCAAGAGACGCGCCAACATAG AAGCAGCAATCCTGGAGAGCCATGGGATCGACGTCCAGAGTCCTGGTGGACACTCCAACGGCGATGACATTGAGGGGAATGACTTCCCTGACCAG GGCTGTGAAGTCCCTCTGTTTGAGAAGAGAGCTGTTACCAGACCCTTCAGTCGACTAGACCTGTCCTCTCCCACACAG GTGCCCACCCTGCTGCCCAGCTGGCTGGCGGCTTGGCCCGGCTCGGGCAGGGGGGGCTTGGCTGCCCAGAGGGCTAGCTCTCTGATTGGCCGCTCCTTGCTCTCTGGGTGGGGTCTCGCTCAGGGGGTGGGGATGGAAGGTTCCAGACTGACAGGTGTGTCCtggtctcccccctccccccaggaTGATGACTCCACCAATCACAGCAATGCCCTGGAGCACCAGGATCCCATCGCCCTCGCCGTGGAGATGGCGGCCGTCAATCACAGCATCCTCGCCCTGGCAACGCAGGCGGGGGGAGGATTGGCCCTGGGCGGGACAGGAAGTGACATCAAAACAGAGGTGCTAGACGACTAG
- the LOC139530622 gene encoding homeobox-containing protein 1-like isoform X1 — translation MAILKDYKCHDDLDETAESRQRMSQFTDEPRFTIEQIDLLQRLRRTGMTKPEILHALDTLDRLDRQHGHKFGRRPQMQPQPVGQGPTSNSNANMTSSSSSNNVVASSSTSTAATQTGYRANGSGGSDLSPSLSNNYDMSPPPPAVVSAPVALAAVAQNGCGVGGGGEIVAMTNGKLSPPRFPISVSAVSGGVTARGYGFEASEEELDVDDKVEELMRRDSAIIKEEIKVFLGNRRISQAVVAQVTGISQSRISHWLLQQGSDLSEQKKRAFYRWYQLEKTTPGATLTMRPAPMSLEDVVEWRQTPPPISSTPGSFRLRRGSRFTWRKECLAVMESYFNDNQYPDEAKREEIANACNAVIQKPGKKLSDLEKVTSLKVYNWFANRRKEIKRRANIEEAAILESHGIDVQSPGGHSNGDDIEGNDFPDQGCEVPLFEKRAVTRPFSRLDLSSPTQVPTLLPSWLAAWPGSGRGGLAAQRASSLIGRSLLSGWGLAQGVGMEGSRLTGVSWSPPSPQDDDSTNHSNALEHQDPIALAVEMAAVNHSILALATQAGGGLALGGTGSDIKTEVLDD, via the exons gaTGTCTCAGTTCACAGATGAGCCTCGCTTCACCATCGAGCAGATTGACCTGCTCCAACGGCTGAGGAGGACGGGGATGACCAAGCCAGAGATCCTCCACGCTCTGGATACCCTGGACAGACTGGACCGCCAGCACGGACACAAGTTTGGACGCCGTCCCCAGATGCAGCCCCAGCCTGTCGGTCAGGGACCGACGTCCAATAGCAATGCTAATATGACGTCGTCTTCCTCGTCCAACAACGTTGTGGCGTCCTCATCGACGTCCACGGCCGCCACACAGACTGGTTACCGGGCGAATGGGAGTGGCGGGAGTGATCTGTCGCCGTCACTTAGCAACAACTATGATATGTCGCCGCCCCCTCCGGCGGTTGTATCTGCCCCTGTTGCTTTGGCAGCAGTGGCTCAGAACGGGTGTGGGGTTGGTGGCGGCGGAGAGATTGTTGCCATGACGAACGGAAAGCTGTCTCCACCACGGTTTCCTATCAGTGTTAGTGCGGTTAGTGGTGGCGTGACTGCGAGAGGCTACGGGTTTGAGGCCAGCGAGGAGGAACTAGACGTGGACGACAAAGTGGAGGAACTCATGAG AAGGGACAGTGCCATAATCAAGGAGGAGATCAAGGTGTTCCTGGGGAACAGGCGCATCTCTCAGGCTGTGGTGGCTCAGGTCACAG gtATCAGTCAGAGTCGTATCTCCCACTGGCTGCTCCAGCAGGGCTCGGACCTCAGTGAACAGAAGAAGAGGGCCTTCTATCGCTGGTACCAGTTGGAGAAGACCACCCCCG GTGCCACTCTGACGATGCGGCCCGCCCCCATGTCTCTGGAGGATGTGGTTGAGTGGCGGCAGACTCCGCCCCCTATAAGCTCCACCCCCGGGAGCTTCCGTCTGCGCCGAGGCAGTCGCTTCACCTGGAGGAAAGAATGTCTGGCTGTGATGGAGAG TTACTTCAATGACAACCAGTACCCTGATGAAGCTAAAAGAGAGGAGATCGCTAACGCCTGCAACGCTGTCATCCAGAAACCAG GGAAGAAGCTGTCTGATCTGGAGAAAGTCACGTCTCTGAAGGTCTACAACTGGTTTGCCAACCGCCGCAAGGAGATCAAGAGACGCGCCAACATAG AAGAAGCAGCAATCCTGGAGAGCCATGGGATCGACGTCCAGAGTCCTGGTGGACACTCCAACGGCGATGACATTGAGGGGAATGACTTCCCTGACCAG GGCTGTGAAGTCCCTCTGTTTGAGAAGAGAGCTGTTACCAGACCCTTCAGTCGACTAGACCTGTCCTCTCCCACACAG GTGCCCACCCTGCTGCCCAGCTGGCTGGCGGCTTGGCCCGGCTCGGGCAGGGGGGGCTTGGCTGCCCAGAGGGCTAGCTCTCTGATTGGCCGCTCCTTGCTCTCTGGGTGGGGTCTCGCTCAGGGGGTGGGGATGGAAGGTTCCAGACTGACAGGTGTGTCCtggtctcccccctccccccaggaTGATGACTCCACCAATCACAGCAATGCCCTGGAGCACCAGGATCCCATCGCCCTCGCCGTGGAGATGGCGGCCGTCAATCACAGCATCCTCGCCCTGGCAACGCAGGCGGGGGGAGGATTGGCCCTGGGCGGGACAGGAAGTGACATCAAAACAGAGGTGCTAGACGACTAG
- the LOC139530622 gene encoding homeobox-containing protein 1-like isoform X5, with translation MAILKDYKCHDDLDETAESRQRMSQFTDEPRFTIEQIDLLQRLRRTGMTKPEILHALDTLDRLDRQHGHKFGRRPQMQPQPVGQGPTSNSNANMTSSSSSNNVVASSSTSTAATQTGYRANGSGGSDLSPSLSNNYDMSPPPPAVVSAPVALAAVAQNGCGVGGGGEIVAMTNGKLSPPRFPISVSAVSGGVTARGYGFEASEEELDVDDKVEELMRRDSAIIKEEIKVFLGNRRISQAVVAQVTGISQSRISHWLLQQGSDLSEQKKRAFYRWYQLEKTTPGATLTMRPAPMSLEDVVEWRQTPPPISSTPGSFRLRRGSRFTWRKECLAVMESYFNDNQYPDEAKREEIANACNAVIQKPGKKLSDLEKVTSLKVYNWFANRRKEIKRRANIEAAILESHGIDVQSPGGHSNGDDIEGNDFPDQGCEVPLFEKRAVTRPFSRLDLSSPTQDDDSTNHSNALEHQDPIALAVEMAAVNHSILALATQAGGGLALGGTGSDIKTEVLDD, from the exons gaTGTCTCAGTTCACAGATGAGCCTCGCTTCACCATCGAGCAGATTGACCTGCTCCAACGGCTGAGGAGGACGGGGATGACCAAGCCAGAGATCCTCCACGCTCTGGATACCCTGGACAGACTGGACCGCCAGCACGGACACAAGTTTGGACGCCGTCCCCAGATGCAGCCCCAGCCTGTCGGTCAGGGACCGACGTCCAATAGCAATGCTAATATGACGTCGTCTTCCTCGTCCAACAACGTTGTGGCGTCCTCATCGACGTCCACGGCCGCCACACAGACTGGTTACCGGGCGAATGGGAGTGGCGGGAGTGATCTGTCGCCGTCACTTAGCAACAACTATGATATGTCGCCGCCCCCTCCGGCGGTTGTATCTGCCCCTGTTGCTTTGGCAGCAGTGGCTCAGAACGGGTGTGGGGTTGGTGGCGGCGGAGAGATTGTTGCCATGACGAACGGAAAGCTGTCTCCACCACGGTTTCCTATCAGTGTTAGTGCGGTTAGTGGTGGCGTGACTGCGAGAGGCTACGGGTTTGAGGCCAGCGAGGAGGAACTAGACGTGGACGACAAAGTGGAGGAACTCATGAG AAGGGACAGTGCCATAATCAAGGAGGAGATCAAGGTGTTCCTGGGGAACAGGCGCATCTCTCAGGCTGTGGTGGCTCAGGTCACAG gtATCAGTCAGAGTCGTATCTCCCACTGGCTGCTCCAGCAGGGCTCGGACCTCAGTGAACAGAAGAAGAGGGCCTTCTATCGCTGGTACCAGTTGGAGAAGACCACCCCCG GTGCCACTCTGACGATGCGGCCCGCCCCCATGTCTCTGGAGGATGTGGTTGAGTGGCGGCAGACTCCGCCCCCTATAAGCTCCACCCCCGGGAGCTTCCGTCTGCGCCGAGGCAGTCGCTTCACCTGGAGGAAAGAATGTCTGGCTGTGATGGAGAG TTACTTCAATGACAACCAGTACCCTGATGAAGCTAAAAGAGAGGAGATCGCTAACGCCTGCAACGCTGTCATCCAGAAACCAG GGAAGAAGCTGTCTGATCTGGAGAAAGTCACGTCTCTGAAGGTCTACAACTGGTTTGCCAACCGCCGCAAGGAGATCAAGAGACGCGCCAACATAG AAGCAGCAATCCTGGAGAGCCATGGGATCGACGTCCAGAGTCCTGGTGGACACTCCAACGGCGATGACATTGAGGGGAATGACTTCCCTGACCAG GGCTGTGAAGTCCCTCTGTTTGAGAAGAGAGCTGTTACCAGACCCTTCAGTCGACTAGACCTGTCCTCTCCCACACAG gaTGATGACTCCACCAATCACAGCAATGCCCTGGAGCACCAGGATCCCATCGCCCTCGCCGTGGAGATGGCGGCCGTCAATCACAGCATCCTCGCCCTGGCAACGCAGGCGGGGGGAGGATTGGCCCTGGGCGGGACAGGAAGTGACATCAAAACAGAGGTGCTAGACGACTAG
- the LOC139530622 gene encoding homeobox-containing protein 1-like isoform X4, producing MAILKDYKCHDDLDETAESRQRMSQFTDEPRFTIEQIDLLQRLRRTGMTKPEILHALDTLDRLDRQHGHKFGRRPQMQPQPVGQGPTSNSNANMTSSSSSNNVVASSSTSTAATQTGYRANGSGGSDLSPSLSNNYDMSPPPPAVVSAPVALAAVAQNGCGVGGGGEIVAMTNGKLSPPRFPISVSAVSGGVTARGYGFEASEEELDVDDKVEELMRRDSAIIKEEIKVFLGNRRISQAVVAQVTGISQSRISHWLLQQGSDLSEQKKRAFYRWYQLEKTTPGATLTMRPAPMSLEDVVEWRQTPPPISSTPGSFRLRRGSRFTWRKECLAVMESYFNDNQYPDEAKREEIANACNAVIQKPGKKLSDLEKVTSLKVYNWFANRRKEIKRRANIEEAAILESHGIDVQSPGGHSNGDDIEGNDFPDQGCEVPLFEKRAVTRPFSRLDLSSPTQDDDSTNHSNALEHQDPIALAVEMAAVNHSILALATQAGGGLALGGTGSDIKTEVLDD from the exons gaTGTCTCAGTTCACAGATGAGCCTCGCTTCACCATCGAGCAGATTGACCTGCTCCAACGGCTGAGGAGGACGGGGATGACCAAGCCAGAGATCCTCCACGCTCTGGATACCCTGGACAGACTGGACCGCCAGCACGGACACAAGTTTGGACGCCGTCCCCAGATGCAGCCCCAGCCTGTCGGTCAGGGACCGACGTCCAATAGCAATGCTAATATGACGTCGTCTTCCTCGTCCAACAACGTTGTGGCGTCCTCATCGACGTCCACGGCCGCCACACAGACTGGTTACCGGGCGAATGGGAGTGGCGGGAGTGATCTGTCGCCGTCACTTAGCAACAACTATGATATGTCGCCGCCCCCTCCGGCGGTTGTATCTGCCCCTGTTGCTTTGGCAGCAGTGGCTCAGAACGGGTGTGGGGTTGGTGGCGGCGGAGAGATTGTTGCCATGACGAACGGAAAGCTGTCTCCACCACGGTTTCCTATCAGTGTTAGTGCGGTTAGTGGTGGCGTGACTGCGAGAGGCTACGGGTTTGAGGCCAGCGAGGAGGAACTAGACGTGGACGACAAAGTGGAGGAACTCATGAG AAGGGACAGTGCCATAATCAAGGAGGAGATCAAGGTGTTCCTGGGGAACAGGCGCATCTCTCAGGCTGTGGTGGCTCAGGTCACAG gtATCAGTCAGAGTCGTATCTCCCACTGGCTGCTCCAGCAGGGCTCGGACCTCAGTGAACAGAAGAAGAGGGCCTTCTATCGCTGGTACCAGTTGGAGAAGACCACCCCCG GTGCCACTCTGACGATGCGGCCCGCCCCCATGTCTCTGGAGGATGTGGTTGAGTGGCGGCAGACTCCGCCCCCTATAAGCTCCACCCCCGGGAGCTTCCGTCTGCGCCGAGGCAGTCGCTTCACCTGGAGGAAAGAATGTCTGGCTGTGATGGAGAG TTACTTCAATGACAACCAGTACCCTGATGAAGCTAAAAGAGAGGAGATCGCTAACGCCTGCAACGCTGTCATCCAGAAACCAG GGAAGAAGCTGTCTGATCTGGAGAAAGTCACGTCTCTGAAGGTCTACAACTGGTTTGCCAACCGCCGCAAGGAGATCAAGAGACGCGCCAACATAG AAGAAGCAGCAATCCTGGAGAGCCATGGGATCGACGTCCAGAGTCCTGGTGGACACTCCAACGGCGATGACATTGAGGGGAATGACTTCCCTGACCAG GGCTGTGAAGTCCCTCTGTTTGAGAAGAGAGCTGTTACCAGACCCTTCAGTCGACTAGACCTGTCCTCTCCCACACAG gaTGATGACTCCACCAATCACAGCAATGCCCTGGAGCACCAGGATCCCATCGCCCTCGCCGTGGAGATGGCGGCCGTCAATCACAGCATCCTCGCCCTGGCAACGCAGGCGGGGGGAGGATTGGCCCTGGGCGGGACAGGAAGTGACATCAAAACAGAGGTGCTAGACGACTAG
- the LOC139530622 gene encoding homeobox-containing protein 1-like isoform X3: MSQFTDEPRFTIEQIDLLQRLRRTGMTKPEILHALDTLDRLDRQHGHKFGRRPQMQPQPVGQGPTSNSNANMTSSSSSNNVVASSSTSTAATQTGYRANGSGGSDLSPSLSNNYDMSPPPPAVVSAPVALAAVAQNGCGVGGGGEIVAMTNGKLSPPRFPISVSAVSGGVTARGYGFEASEEELDVDDKVEELMRRDSAIIKEEIKVFLGNRRISQAVVAQVTGISQSRISHWLLQQGSDLSEQKKRAFYRWYQLEKTTPGATLTMRPAPMSLEDVVEWRQTPPPISSTPGSFRLRRGSRFTWRKECLAVMESYFNDNQYPDEAKREEIANACNAVIQKPGKKLSDLEKVTSLKVYNWFANRRKEIKRRANIEEAAILESHGIDVQSPGGHSNGDDIEGNDFPDQGCEVPLFEKRAVTRPFSRLDLSSPTQVPTLLPSWLAAWPGSGRGGLAAQRASSLIGRSLLSGWGLAQGVGMEGSRLTGVSWSPPSPQDDDSTNHSNALEHQDPIALAVEMAAVNHSILALATQAGGGLALGGTGSDIKTEVLDD; the protein is encoded by the exons aTGTCTCAGTTCACAGATGAGCCTCGCTTCACCATCGAGCAGATTGACCTGCTCCAACGGCTGAGGAGGACGGGGATGACCAAGCCAGAGATCCTCCACGCTCTGGATACCCTGGACAGACTGGACCGCCAGCACGGACACAAGTTTGGACGCCGTCCCCAGATGCAGCCCCAGCCTGTCGGTCAGGGACCGACGTCCAATAGCAATGCTAATATGACGTCGTCTTCCTCGTCCAACAACGTTGTGGCGTCCTCATCGACGTCCACGGCCGCCACACAGACTGGTTACCGGGCGAATGGGAGTGGCGGGAGTGATCTGTCGCCGTCACTTAGCAACAACTATGATATGTCGCCGCCCCCTCCGGCGGTTGTATCTGCCCCTGTTGCTTTGGCAGCAGTGGCTCAGAACGGGTGTGGGGTTGGTGGCGGCGGAGAGATTGTTGCCATGACGAACGGAAAGCTGTCTCCACCACGGTTTCCTATCAGTGTTAGTGCGGTTAGTGGTGGCGTGACTGCGAGAGGCTACGGGTTTGAGGCCAGCGAGGAGGAACTAGACGTGGACGACAAAGTGGAGGAACTCATGAG AAGGGACAGTGCCATAATCAAGGAGGAGATCAAGGTGTTCCTGGGGAACAGGCGCATCTCTCAGGCTGTGGTGGCTCAGGTCACAG gtATCAGTCAGAGTCGTATCTCCCACTGGCTGCTCCAGCAGGGCTCGGACCTCAGTGAACAGAAGAAGAGGGCCTTCTATCGCTGGTACCAGTTGGAGAAGACCACCCCCG GTGCCACTCTGACGATGCGGCCCGCCCCCATGTCTCTGGAGGATGTGGTTGAGTGGCGGCAGACTCCGCCCCCTATAAGCTCCACCCCCGGGAGCTTCCGTCTGCGCCGAGGCAGTCGCTTCACCTGGAGGAAAGAATGTCTGGCTGTGATGGAGAG TTACTTCAATGACAACCAGTACCCTGATGAAGCTAAAAGAGAGGAGATCGCTAACGCCTGCAACGCTGTCATCCAGAAACCAG GGAAGAAGCTGTCTGATCTGGAGAAAGTCACGTCTCTGAAGGTCTACAACTGGTTTGCCAACCGCCGCAAGGAGATCAAGAGACGCGCCAACATAG AAGAAGCAGCAATCCTGGAGAGCCATGGGATCGACGTCCAGAGTCCTGGTGGACACTCCAACGGCGATGACATTGAGGGGAATGACTTCCCTGACCAG GGCTGTGAAGTCCCTCTGTTTGAGAAGAGAGCTGTTACCAGACCCTTCAGTCGACTAGACCTGTCCTCTCCCACACAG GTGCCCACCCTGCTGCCCAGCTGGCTGGCGGCTTGGCCCGGCTCGGGCAGGGGGGGCTTGGCTGCCCAGAGGGCTAGCTCTCTGATTGGCCGCTCCTTGCTCTCTGGGTGGGGTCTCGCTCAGGGGGTGGGGATGGAAGGTTCCAGACTGACAGGTGTGTCCtggtctcccccctccccccaggaTGATGACTCCACCAATCACAGCAATGCCCTGGAGCACCAGGATCCCATCGCCCTCGCCGTGGAGATGGCGGCCGTCAATCACAGCATCCTCGCCCTGGCAACGCAGGCGGGGGGAGGATTGGCCCTGGGCGGGACAGGAAGTGACATCAAAACAGAGGTGCTAGACGACTAG